CTTTTCCAGTTTGCTCTGACTGGCATAAATTGTGGGTTTTTAGGTGTCTAGCTCACTGTTTTTCCGGCCGAGGTGGCTTGCCAAGATAAATGAATACACATTAAAAGGCTGTGGTGTACTATACATAGATGCACCACGTCCATTGCACTCGCTGGCTTCCCCTATGCTTAGACTTGATTCCGATGTCTGACAGAAACTGGAAAGTGTTTTGAATACAACCACGTATTGGCCGGAATGGCTTCAGGCTCGAAATCAAGATCTTTCAGCTCGATGACTGGTTATTAAACCGTAAGTAAGGActacttaaaaaatattgggtaaatgatttaaaattaaatgcatttaagccATTGAGATATTAATCAATACAAATAACTTACAAATCCCAAACTGTATTGATCTTGACATTTAGTTAAAAAGGCACTTTTACTATGCGTTGTAGGACGCTAATAAAAGCGTCTAGCTGTTTTGCAAACCAGGTCCATTCGCCCATTCATAAGGCGATAACCGAACTGGGATTAGGGCCAGCTGAGCTCTCTACCATCGCCAGCACGAAACCCAACATCCACGCCAACGCGTTATGTTTGGGCCTGGTCAACGTAATGACAGCTTCGCGTGTTTCGGGCCGCGAGTGGATGGCTGCCTTATTGGTGGCTTGGCGGCATTCTGGCTATATCGCTCCACGACTACAAAATGTTCATTCACAAAGTGCCGGCAAGACGCCAACGCATTCGAGGCAAAAACCGCTTATCAAGCTGTCGCTGGCGGTCTGTtgtcacacacaaaaaatggttttgcaacaaataaaacataataatttgCATGTGGGCTGCGACTTGGAAACGTGGTTCAATCATTCAAAAAATCAGCTTATAAGCTTtgggacatttttttttggttgttgttgttctatTGGAATTTATTCTATTCCTATTCTAATACCCAagatttttatgattttcctCTATCCCAAGCATGATAttcattgcatttatttaaatctatAAAATGACGATATCACGGAAAAAGTAATACAAATGGTATTATTAATAAAGGTATTCCAGATATTCTAAGAACTAGATGACATTTTGTTTACCTACATATAATTATAGGGAGTGTAACGAGTACTTTCCAACATAATAAGCTCAAACCTATTTTTGGTCAAAccaaatttattatttattttacattgcATGTGGAGTTGAACTCAGTATATGTTtggcaaaattaaataaaagttggcAAAAATAGCGAAAATCGATTTCCGTTGAGCTATTGTTCGTGTTGTGCTTCGCcgtgttgtttttatttgtgcatTTCCTGGCTTTTCCGTTGGCATTGTCTCGTTCGTTTACCTTTTTGCACTGCTATTCATGCAATTACCGTGGCCCAGAGCCGGCTTCTTTTGGgtattttgcattaaaatcgattttgcaattgacattttgatgattatacctgttactcgttgagtaaaagggtatactagattcgttgaaaagtatgttacaggcaaaagaaaatctttccgaccatataaagtatatatattctttattataTCCGTCTGTGCGATTGATCTCAAAAGCTGAAATGCTTAGATTatgcatgcagactccagaggcatagacgcaacgcaagtttgttttcccattttgccacgcccagtctaacgctcacaaaccgcccaaaactgccacgcccacacttttgaaaaatgtttagatattttttcagaaatgtattagtattgtatatttctttcgcccacaaaccgccaacaactgccagtgtgaaaatttctccttcgcacttccactatctgagtaacgggtatcagatagtcggggaacttgacaatagtattttcttttgtttttacgtTGTGTTTGGCACTAATTTCTGCCCAGTTGCGCAAAAACTGAAAGTTAAATGCAACTGTTGTTGACATTTGGGCTGTATGAATAATCTATGCTTCCTTGGCTCCTGTGATTTGCTCACCAAATGGGAACATTATATGTCTTCATCAAGACGCCTCCTGATGCTTTCGATCTTTGTCTGCCTGACTCatcttgcttttgctttcaaTGTCATTTATTGTGTAATTGAAGCTTTACTATGGGCAAAACCtagccaaaacaaaacgaaaactcgttttcgcttttattgACCATTTGCGCGTCCTCACTCGCTATTTTTTCTCTTCAAGAAAGAAGCACACATAAAGTCTTCGGCTGCCTTTTACGGCTGCTTCTTAACAATCTGCTGCCGTTCGGCCATCGTGACACTGATACTTGGCCAGAAACCAGCAGCATCGCTTTGTGGTCTTGACCAAATAAGTTTGTTGAACAGGATTGTGTGACAAAAACCCATGTTGGAGCcattttagctttttggtTCACTCTCTGGACAATGGTTATACGGGCAAGAATTTGTGGGATTATTGACTaaagtttccatttccaatgtATGGTGACTTTCTTCTGCACTTCAGGAATCTTATTAATTAgcaaattttttaattcagatgaatattaattaaagttaatCCCGAGGGGATTGGTCGGTTCTGTTTTCAATCGAGACATATGGATCTCACCCACTTTCATTACATTAAATGTGTCTCTTACTTTGCTTATTCGTTCATGTCATGTTTGGTATGTTTGCTCGTTGAATTTGCACAATAATTTTCTGCTTTATTCGCATTTAACGAAATGCGCAGACAACAAAAGTTAAACTCAATTAGATTTAATCCAGCGAAAAAACGATGACGATATGAACTTTGAACTTCTGGGCTAATGGAATAAAGAACGATTCCCATTTTAATGTGAAAACACGCGGATAATTGTATatcgaatataaataattacattatTAGTTCAGTTACTAGGTTGGAAGGTGTCTTCTTTTTAGTCCTGCAACTTTCAATTTCTGTCATCCAAGTCTAATTTTCTCACAGATAAgaggtttttttttactttaaaggGATGCCCCTCGAGTTTCGCTTGAATTTGGATCAAATATGGCGGTAAAACCTTTGACTTGGTTCCAAGTACTAACTTAAGGggtcaaaatattttatacaattgTTTCACTAATTTATTATCTTTTCCTGTTGCAGAATACGTCGCCCCTGTGGGAGGACTTTGTGGCTAAGGCCGGAAAACTACACACTTGCTTAAGGTAAGTTAACTTTGGGTGTAAATCGGTTGCTTCATTCTGGAGAACGATATTTCATCAGCAGCCAGCTAACGAGCAACAGTTACAAAACTCTAGAACGAGAACTGCGTGTTAATAAACTCAATGTTCGTTTTCCTGAATTCGTCTTTACGCTTTTCACTTCCTCGCACTGCGGCGTATATAATGTGAGGcgtatataatttttttgtgctctttctgctgttgctgaatTTGTTGGTCGTTGGGTAGAGACCACCGGCACAGACTTCgggcatttgtttgttttattttctctgtgGTTTTAATGCTTAGACTTGGCCCAAATATTCTCGCGGACGAGGGTCCCCGCGGCAATGTCTGGCCAAAGTATATAGCCGCCGAATAGCGGTTGCATTAATCACTACCCCAAGTCCTATTGACCGAGTTCAAATCACGGGACTTGCCAAAACGCGCTTCGAGTGTTTGCCCACTGCGCTTGACACACATCTTGACCGATTTCCCGCAAGGTGAACCCGCCCGGATCAACACGCCCAGATGGGTACCACTTTTGTATACCCTAGATGTGGGTATTAAGCATTATTTACCATGGTTCCAATCATAAAAGAATTACGATTAAGTATATTTCACGCGATAGGGTATTCAAGGCTTCAGATACCACAGGTACTGTGTATgtttagtgtttttttttcctagcTGGCTCCTAATTGAAATATCGCCCACGGGCAAGTGGAGAAGATGTTTATTACATCTAGCTGGCTGGGCCCACAATAATAATGATGTTGCATTTGCTCTCCTCTGTTCACAGGGCCGCCATCCAGGCAATCGCCGCCTATTTGGATGCCTTCCAAAAGATAGCCGATGCGGCGACCAACTCAAGAGGTAAGTTCAAACCGTGGATTCGTCTGCGTGAAAATACAATACGGTGGAATCCCCTTCACCGCCGGCTCGGGTACTGTATCTCTTTCCGCTGCTCATTATTCATGGGTCTATTCGCAGTCAGCGGCGGTCATCGATCTGATTTGTATACACATTCATGCTTTCGATGTTTACGTTGTCGATTCTCCCTTTCTGCGTTCGAATGGCGATGTTGCTATTCTCTCTGACCTCACGCATTTCGTTGGTTttgctatttatatttatttatcgaGTGCCCGATTATGCAATGTCCGACGTCCGATTCTCGCAGCCCACCTCAGTCCGGACGGGAAATGCGATGCCAGATGGGAGAGCTGTGGTCGTTATTAGACTAGCAGCTTGAATATAGTACAACATGTGGCTGTTCCAttgacatttttcattttttatactCCTTTTTATACTCTCTTAACGCCCTTTCATGGATTTGGTGTGTGGCTGGTGCTAAGTGCACATGCTCGTGCCAACCCCTTTGGCAAGAGAAGCCTGCTCGCTTGGTCGTTTGCACTTACTAAATGGTTTCATTAGCTTTAGTGGTTACTTGGCTCAGTGCGGTCAAGCATCGACACATGTGTCCGTTCTCCCTTAGAGGCGTTCCAAATGCAACTCGAGTCTAAGTTTAAGATTCTTGATTCGCACTTGGCACACGGTCAACATGAGGGGTCCTCAAGGTGGTGGGTTTTCTGGGTACCCagctcatttggaatttgagGCAAGTGGTTCTGAGAGCCGGCCTTTCAAAGGAGACTCAAAAAGCTACTGCCTATTTGGCATATAAGTACACATCAAACGAGGATGGAAAAAGTTATTATATGATTCGGAGGCAGTCCGAGATAATCGGGCCGCCTGTCACTTGCTGGTGATATGCAGAcacagaagcaggagcagtagCAGTAACTGGTGGCCTGACCAGTTGTCCCGGATCCGACTTTGAATCGAACTGTGGCATGGCATAATGGGCACACACGGGACTTGGGACTTGGGACTCGGGAGCTAAGTCTGGAGAAATGGAGTCCCGATTCGTGTCGCATGCAATGTTGTCTGCTGCGCCTCCAAATTGAAACGACAGCCCATGGCGTGCGATTGTTGCTGCATGCTCTAAACATTTCCGCTGCCAGCTTAATTATTCGTGCTCCGTGGATGAATGGTTGTTCCCCTCCagtaatttaatttggcaacTGTTTAATATTGCATGCTTACATGCTTAATTTGGGTTACGAAACATACCAAGCAAGGTTCTAGGCAATTGATGGCGAAACAAGTGGAAAGTGAAACCTATTGTCTTATATAAGCTAAGTTCAATACATACATGTTAACTTCTTGAATAAAATATTGGATTTTAACATTTCGGGAAAGTTGGTATTGAAtgataaaatcaaattcaatgtCCTGTTTAAACTTGCTTCGCCACATGACAAAATGATCACTTGTATTCCCTTGATTGCAGGCGCCTCAAAGGAGATCGGCACCGCCCTGACCCGTGTTTGCCTCCGACACAAGGCGGTGGAGACACGTCTGAAGACCTTCACCAGCGCCATTATGGATTGCCTGGTGCAGCCGCTGCAGGAGAGGATCGAGGACTGGAAGCGCACGGTGGCCACCATCGACAAAGACCATGCCAAAGAGTACAAGCGCTGTCGCAGTGAACTGAAGAAGCGCTCCAGCGACACCCTGCGCCTGCAGAAGAAGGCGCGCAAGGGTCAGACGGACGGTTTGCAGTCCCTGATGGACTCGCACATGCAAGATGTCACCCTGCGCCGTGCAGAACTGGAGGAAGTCGAGAAGAAATCCTTGAGGTCGGCCATGGTGGAGGAGCGTCTTCGCTACTGCAGCTTTGTCCACATGCTTCAGCCAGTGGTGCACGAGGAGTGCGAGGTCATGTCAGAGTTGGGTCACCTACAGGTGCGTAGAGCGGTGCTTACATTGTGTGCTCAGTGACTAATAAAGTTTTTTTACAGGAAGCCATGCAGTCAATTGCGCTAGTAACCAAGGAACCCAGTGTCCTGCCCCAGGCCTCCGAGGAGCTAATTCACGACGCTAAGGCCAGCATTAATCTGTACCCGGAGTCTCCAGGTGGCGGTTCCGGCTCGCAGGGCGGCGGCTGCTCCAACTCGCTGGGTTCCCGAAAGAGCTCCGTCTGTTCCATCAGCAGTATGAACAGCAGCGGCTCGAGCAATTCTCCCGGTCACCATCACTATCCGCGCTCCTTGTCGCAGGTGCGTCATGTCACAGGGTTTCGTAGATGCCCATCATCAAACCCACATTTGGCATTGTGGCGTCCGctcatttcttgtttttcatcAATGGTCTTTTGTGttccgttttcgtttttttagTTTGTAACGCCCGCAATTCGCTTGAAACCTGGTGAATCCAGTGATAGTGGCTTTTGCTCATCGCCAGCTCTAACAACACaggttttcatttctttttcttccgTTCAATTTTACCCAATTACAAAGACTTCTCCAAGTTATCTTTAACTGCTTTGATTTTACTGACGGCTTTGCTGATTCTCCACAGACCTCGAATGCAACGAATCAAACGGCAAATGTCTCAACCTGGCCCCCACATTCCCAGGATGGCGTAGACACACTGCCACCGACCGCTGACCGTCCGCACACCATTTCGACGGCATACGAAAAGGGTCACCAGCGTCCTCCACTGACCGTCTACACGTTCCAAAACCCGGAGACCATTCACGAGTCGGGCAGCTGCTTGAACAACGGAACCGCAGCCCCGAATGGACAGCCCCTGTCCGGACAAACCACTCCGGCCACTCAGAAATCACCGGCTGCCTCACTTAGTCGGCCTCCCTTGCCAGTTGTAAGTAGGGAGTAGTCATTAAATCAAACAACAATTTATAAagggtttttgtttattttgtattgttCTGGTCCTTAATCGAGTATTAGGTATTAATTACTTAATAAGAAAAATTTACTTTCCTTTGGTCATGAAAAAGAAAGAGCGGACTTTGTCTAGACTGCTAAAATAAATCGTTTAAACTAAGTTAAAGATAATATTGCATTAACAAAATCGAATACCAGATGCGAAGATTTCAAAACTACAGTATTTATAGATATGATACTTATGTATGTTATGTATGTTGATTGCGCTATGTAGAATCATCTGAATTTGTCTTTAAGTACTAAGTGTATGCAATGTTATGGAAGGAGACAATAGTCGAATAGTCGGGAAACCGTCTATTAACTTTTTACATTCTATTAAGTTGTCTCTCTCGTTGTGTTGGCCGGGATACTCGCCATAGAAGCCAGCCCATGTGGTGAGTATTCCAGAGTCAGAGCCCCACCAATCGTAGATCCAACAGCGCGCTCATCTGCATGCGCCCCGCTAGACCACTGACAACTAGGACCTTTAAGTCGCCTCATCATTAAACCTAAAACATTTAGATTTTCACCGTGACTAACCGATGGCCTTACACACTTTTCAGCGCTGCTCGTCGCTGGAGCGACCCCTTTCGGCCCAGAGTAACCACCGCCAGGGAAGTGGGAGCAACCTGCTGCAGCGCCAGTGCCCCTCGCCGATTCCGGCTCATATCACGAAAGGTAAATGGTGCGCAATGCCTGGCAATTGCCCAGCTTGTCTCCGTGTATTTGTGTGCACGCTTGCCCTTGGCTAATCCCATCAGTCTTACTAATAACCGTGTCCACCCGCATGTCCTTGCTAACATCATCCGCACACAGAGCTGTCCGCAGCACATCAtgcacagcaacagcagcagcagcaaaatcaGCAGCCTCAGACGCCACCCACCTATGTGAACATGTCTGAGTTGGCCACCATGGCAGCTTTGAAGCAAGCCAACCAACAGCAAAAGACCTCTACGCCGCctctgcagcagcagagctCCATTGACTCGGCCTGCTCCCAGCATTCCAACGACTCCTCCGGCTCGcatcagctcctccagcagcagcagcaacatccatCGCAGCAAAATCACCACTCAGCCACTGCCACACGCTCCCATTCCATATCCTCGACGGCTTCGTCACTTCACTCGCATCCGTCGATCGACTCCACCGTCGCTTGCGGCTCGCTGGTGGGCCAACACAACcacagcaccagcaccaacacGAACACCAACACCACCTCGCCGTCCAGTGGCAGCTCCACGCCACAGAACCATTACTCGCCCCTGCTAACCAACTCCCCCACGTCCACTGCCGCAGGTACTCCCAGTGGCAGCAGCTTAGGTCCTGGGCCCGGTTTGGGATTTGTCTACCAGGTCAGCTCCCCGACGCCTCCCTCCAGCGAGGTGCTGAAGATCACCGAGCAAACCGCAGCAGGACAGGATCAGAGTACAGCCAACAGCGTAGCAGAAGAGATGGATGAGCGATCAAGGGCCTCTGTCCTGCAGAAGGCTTCAATGTTCGAAAAGGCGGCAGCTGCGGCTGCGGTCTCGCCTCCAGCTTCCATTCAGGTTGCATCCAGTGCCCCAGCTTCGGGAGGCGGAACTCGACGATCAgaggcggagcagcaggaaaTGGGTGAGTTGAATCAGCGACCAGCCGGATCGTTGAAAGCGAAGTGTGTCAATTGATCCTAGCACCCAGCCCACCCAGCACCAAAGAGCACTTTGAACATGAGTCTCCCCTGTCTTCACTTTCATGACTAGcccgtttttatttataattgacAAACATatcgtaaatattttttaacccccaaatttcttttttgtttttccctccCCTTTCTCTAcaaatttttggtttgttgtgTAAATGCAACGGCAACAACTGCATCAAAACCAACTTTAAaccattaattattttttggttttgactTCATGTTCACCCTACCCAAAATCTCTTTCGTCTGTAAACTATTATTCACAATGAACCAACTGcaccacaaaaacaacaacaacaaaactgtCTTCAAATCGATaccaacaaatatgaaaatatgaatttaacaGACAAATCTTTCGAAGATTCAATACAAGCactaaataatttaattggcGAACTAGACTCCTTTCAACGCGAGATAGATGAGGGCAAGGTCAAGCCGCCGAGCAACAACAtaagcggcagcaacaacaatatgaccaccagcagcaacagcagcagcgacaacaacaacctcCCCGCCACTAGCAACATCGAGCCCTGCGCCATCAGCAATCAGACAAACTCGAGCGGCTGTGGAACAGACATATCTGACACCACGTCCGACGAACTGGCCGGCGACGATATGGACGTCAGGCAGCGGGATCGAGATCAGGATCTGCTCGGCGCCAGCGATTCGGAGCTGAGTCGCTGCTATGTGAGCGAGACGAGTTCGCTGACCGGTGGTCTGACGGCCGGCGGCTACGAGAATCCCACATTCGCGCACTTTGCGGCCAATGCGAATAGAGATGACGCTGTTTCCCTGGCCTCCGACAGCGTTTGTCTCGGCCAGCCACGCCATGCCTACGTGGATACTTGTAGCGACAGCGGCAGTGCCGTGGTGGTGATCTACGACCACCAGATTCCCAACACGCCCGACATTGAGTTCGTGAAGCAGAACTCCGAAATTGTAGTGCTGCGGACCAAGGATCCGCAGCCCCACGCGCTTCAGCTGCACGAGATGCGcgagctgcagcagttgccCGCGAATTTAGCCGCTTCACCGGACTCCTCGCCGGACTCGGCCGCTGGCCAGGCGCCACCAACAGCAACTGTGGCGCCCGCCAAGCAGCGACTCTCCTCGTTTCGCGCCACCAGTGAACAGCAGTTGCAACTCCTCGGACGCGGCAGTCCGCAAAGAGGTAAAACACCCAGTGAGCAGGTGGTACAGAGCAGACCACAGGACCAGCATTATCCACAGACACATCAGCAGGATATTGATGGCAGTAGTCCACCAGTAGAAATTGCAAGGCGCCAGCTGCCCCCCAAGCCCACCAGCTTGAGCGTTTTTAACGGCCCCGTCCCCACTGCGGGCGATAGGCCTGTTGTGCCTCGAAAGTCGGATTTTAAGGCCGATCTAGATGCTAAAATACGCAGGCAAAAGCAGAAAGTTaaacagcagttgcagcagcaacagcagcaagaaacgcagcagcagcagcaagcaccACAAGAACAGCAACACTCACCACAGTCGCCCCAAACCAGAAACTGTAATGTCACTAATCAACAAGCCGCCAGTATTACTGAATTTGCATCTGCAACCGCACCAGCATCCACAGACCCGTACCCGCATCAAAATCATAGAATGCCAAACCAAAATCAGACAGCCACATCCAATCACAAGCAGTGCAAGACGACCACAATGGCATTGTCACCGTCATCACCTCGCGGCCATCTGCCATTATCACCGTCATCGCTATCGTCATTACCATTACCAGCCACCAATTCATCACCATCAAATGGTCGGTCATCGATGTTGTCCGCCAGTGACCGACCACCCGATCATCCATATGTGTGCTCGAATGCTCCAGCCAATCCCCACCATGCCAATAGCATTACAAATGCCAATGTCAATGCCAATGCCCAGCTCAAGCCGTGCATTACGCCCCGGCCGGCTTCGTTGTCGGGTTcgttttgttgatttttgatttttatggttttggtttttgattcCTTTTTTTTGAATACGTTCTTACTTAGTTGTACTTTGCAAATATCCTTATTATTTGTGCTTGCCAAAGTAACTTCACGTGGTTATtggttttttcgttttgctaTAAGTTCGATGTGGTAACCTTTCTCGCGCTAAGCACTAAGCTCATACCATCAAGTCACAATCATTAAGTTCAGATCATCAACAGACAACTCAAAAACAGCATGATACTGCCACTAACTGCTCAATGCTTAATCACTAATCAGATTTGATCAATTGTAACTACAATCTTTTcacaaaattgcattttgcgaAATCGCTTGAATTAGGGGAAATTTCTTTTCTACATGAATTTATATCGGAAGTGCCATCACTGCCATTAACGTTTTTCCACTCGCTTCGGGGTCACCATTATGATTCACAGCAGACCGAGAATTTTCATAACTTTTTCGATCAGCAGATCCTAACTCTGCGTCTATCTCTAACTTCTGGTATTAGATGGTGTCCTGTGTTTTGTGTGCCAAGTGTATAACTGATTACTGTACATAAATGTGAATAACAGCATAAACCAATGACTTGATGCGCAAAATGACCGCCTTACTTACTATGATTTTTACTTTTCCTAGGAGGAGCAGCCAGCGGTGGCTCCACGCGCATCGGACGTCGCTCGTCCATCAATCAGGCCAAGCCACCGCCGCCAGTTAGACGCAGTTCGTCGGTGACCCCCAGTCCCAATGCCTCGGTCGGGGTAAGTTAAAACGATTAATTACACCCTACACCCAACTAAGTTAGTCACTTAATATAAGGTAGTCGCTAAGCCGCTCAACTCTGGGTCACACACTCTTCGGTTTTCATTTTGCTATTACTCTTTAACTTATGATTTAATTACGCaacgcagctgcagcagcaaccacagcacGCGACTCTGTCGCAGCAGAATCACCAACTAAGCAGCTCCAGCGAGCACTTACCGCCACCCCCGCCATTCATGCTGGACTCTATGGCCCAGATTCCCAGCTCAGCGCTGAAAGTATCGGAGACGGTAAGAGCCCTGGCAGCCATGCGGCACCATCCAGCATCACCCGTGTCACTCAGGCgcatgcaacagcaacagcaccagcttcagcagcaacagcagcaacatgtgcagctgcagcaacccCTATTGCAGGTGTGTGCACGCTAGGCCAGTTCCCATCTGTACCAAAATGTTAGAATTCCTACACTCACCTGGCTAATTGACTTTGCAACCTAACTGGgtacaatattttttataattctcAAGTGTCACAGGATCCATATGCCTATCACTAATCGTAAACTGTAGGACTTTTAGTAGCTTTGCTAACGTAAAAATAATAGATTTTTAGCATGCCTTTCCTCTAACCTGAGCTTAGTtccatatattttcttatgtCAGCATCAATAGCATACCTTACGTGTCGAAGAATACAAATGTAGGTATATTTTGAGCTCATTGGGCAACGCTTTAAacttgaaatacattttggaTACTCAAGAATTATTCCCCAATAAAAGacagtatatttatattctttggGCCTATCTAGTGCTCGAGAGACCCACcttcaattgattttcttGCACTActtatcatttcattttatttcaacttACGTTTGCTTTACCACTACCACACACAAACCGAAACCCTTATACCCCACGTAGTCTGCGCACAACTCCCCCTCGAAAGATGACCTGACCGTAATCCACGACTATTTGGATCTGCACGCATATGCTCAGGCCTTGGCCACGGGTCAACAGCCAGGCGGTCAGCAGATGGCCAACCCGCATCGCTTTTttcaccagcagcaacatcagccaccgccgccgcctgtCTATCAAGTCGATGCCGTAAGTGACCAGCGGGTATCTCGCGGGCTAACTAACCTAAACTAACAGCTGTCTTCGTCTGGCCTAAAACGTCTGCCCTCCTTCCAGCTTAGTTGTAATGCTATATTCATAGATAACTCTAGAGCTTAGCTTTGGTCGTGTTTTGGCTAAATTTTAATTAGCGCCCGTCTTCCTCTCTTTTTTCTCATGCCACAACCACACGATCACTGACATACATTCACGACCAGACATTCCGCACCTCATCACCAGCCGCGGGCGGAGGGGGTGGCGGCAGCATATACGCCCAGCCCAAACTGGTCAACAGCATGTCAAGCTTCCGCACCAGCAGCCCCAGTCCCAATGGACATGCTCACCCACTGCCACCGACACAGCCAAAGGCGAATCCGAACCTAATTGCACAGCTCAATGCACGACTCAGcggcaaacagcaacagcagcagcaggtcgAGGGGATCTACGGCAACCAGCAGGCGCCCGGGGGAGAGTCTATCTACATGCGGAGTGGCTTGCCCATGtcgcagccgcaacagcagcaacactatGACGGTAAATCTGAACAAATCcagctgcaccaccagcaacagcataGAATTTACGCTAGTTTCGGCACCTCATCATCACCAATGTCATCGGCCCAtacggccagcagcagcactaaACCGTCCATTCTAACACCGACCACCTCATTCAATGCATTGCCTCACTTTCCCCTGTCTTCATCCACATCATCGTTGCTCTCCAAAGTCAGCTCATTCTCGAACTCTTCATCCGCATCCCCACCAACAATGGCAGCGGCCCCTGGTTCGGCCAATTCGCATTATCAGCCACCGCAGCCGCCGAATGCAGCAGTTGCTAACAGCAAAGACATGGCCACCTACTCAAGTTCGTTTACCAAAAATACAGCAGCTGCGCAATCGCCGAACATGAGACAGGCTCATTCccatcagcaccaccaacagccgcagcagcactACACTTGTCCGCCTCCTCTGGAGGAtcccccaccgccgcccattTACGCCGCCAGTGCATCGGCCACGATGCCCAAGAAGGTTGTCCGTCCGCCCACTGGCCAGAACACGTCTCACTCGAGCGCCTA
This genomic stretch from Drosophila teissieri strain GT53w chromosome 2L, Prin_Dtei_1.1, whole genome shotgun sequence harbors:
- the LOC122611437 gene encoding flocculation protein FLO11 isoform X28, giving the protein MDLSLERDSSALGSLFQQIINDMKNTSPLWEDFVAKAGKLHTCLRAAIQAIAAYLDAFQKIADAATNSRGASKEIGTALTRVCLRHKAVETRLKTFTSAIMDCLVQPLQERIEDWKRTVATIDKDHAKEYKRCRSELKKRSSDTLRLQKKARKGQTDGLQSLMDSHMQDVTLRRAELEEVEKKSLRSAMVEERLRYCSFVHMLQPVVHEECEVMSELGHLQEAMQSIALVTKEPSVLPQASEELIHDAKASINLYPESPGGGSGSQGGGCSNSLGSRKSSVCSISSMNSSGSSNSPGHHHYPRSLSQFVTPAIRLKPGESSDSGFCSSPALTTQTSNATNQTANVSTWPPHSQDGVDTLPPTADRPHTISTAYEKGHQRPPLTVYTFQNPETIHESGSCLNNGTAAPNGQPLSGQTTPATQKSPAASLSRPPLPVRCSSLERPLSAQSNHRQGSGSNLLQRQCPSPIPAHITKELSAAHHAQQQQQQQNQQPQTPPTYVNMSELATMAALKQANQQQKTSTPPLQQQSSIDSACSQHSNDSSGSHQLLQQQQQHPSQQNHHSATATRSHSISSTASSLHSHPSIDSTVACGSLVGQHNHSTSTNTNTNTTSPSSGSSTPQNHYSPLLTNSPTSTAAGTPSGSSLGPGPGLGFVYQVSSPTPPSSEVLKITEQTAAGQDQSTANSVAEEMDERSRASVLQKASMFEKAAAAAAVSPPASIQVASSAPASGGGTRRSEAEQQEMGGAASGGSTRIGRRSSINQAKPPPPVRRSSSVTPSPNASVGTFRTSSPAAGGGGGGSIYAQPKLVNSMSSFRTSSPSPNGHAHPLPPTQPKANPNLIAQLNARLSGKQQQQQQVEGIYGNQQAPGGESIYMRSGLPMSQPQQQQHYDDYATSTNIEKTGSIRTKTKAEFLENLNAKLAKQGMSGRAFAVRNLINSKALMYQNPQKLSRPSAQYRRPPTYPNTSSSTNATCEDQC
- the LOC122611437 gene encoding myb-like protein Q isoform X23; the encoded protein is MDLSLERDSSALGSLFQQIINDMKNTSPLWEDFVAKAGKLHTCLRAAIQAIAAYLDAFQKIADAATNSRGASKEIGTALTRVCLRHKAVETRLKTFTSAIMDCLVQPLQERIEDWKRTVATIDKDHAKEYKRCRSELKKRSSDTLRLQKKARKGQTDGLQSLMDSHMQDVTLRRAELEEVEKKSLRSAMVEERLRYCSFVHMLQPVVHEECEVMSELGHLQEAMQSIALVTKEPSVLPQASEELIHDAKASINLYPESPGGGSGSQGGGCSNSLGSRKSSVCSISSMNSSGSSNSPGHHHYPRSLSQFVTPAIRLKPGESSDSGFCSSPALTTQTSNATNQTANVSTWPPHSQDGVDTLPPTADRPHTISTAYEKGHQRPPLTVYTFQNPETIHESGSCLNNGTAAPNGQPLSGQTTPATQKSPAASLSRPPLPVKPAHVRCSSLERPLSAQSNHRQGSGSNLLQRQCPSPIPAHITKELSAAHHAQQQQQQQNQQPQTPPTYVNMSELATMAALKQANQQQKTSTPPLQQQSSIDSACSQHSNDSSGSHQLLQQQQQHPSQQNHHSATATRSHSISSTASSLHSHPSIDSTVACGSLVGQHNHSTSTNTNTNTTSPSSGSSTPQNHYSPLLTNSPTSTAAGTPSGSSLGPGPGLGFVYQVSSPTPPSSEVLKITEQTAAGQDQSTANSVAEEMDERSRASVLQKASMFEKAAAAAAVSPPASIQVASSAPASGGGTRRSEAEQQEMDKSFEDSIQALNNLIGELDSFQREIDEGKVKPPSNNISGSNNNMTTSSNSSSDNNNLPATSNIEPCAISNQTNSSGCGTDISDTTSDELAGDDMDVRQRDRDQDLLGASDSELSRCYVSETSSLTGGLTAGGYENPTFAHFAANANRDDAVSLASDSVCLGQPRHAYVDTCSDSGSAVVVIYDHQIPNTPDIEFVKQNSEIVVLRTKDPQPHALQLHEMRELQQLPANLAASPDSSPDSAAGQAPPTATVAPAKQRLSSFRATSEQQLQLLGRGSPQRGKTPSEQVVQSRPQDQHYPQTHQQDIDGSSPPVEIARRQLPPKPTSLSVFNGPVPTAGDRPVVPRKSDFKADLDAKIRRQKQKVKQQLQQQQQQETQQQQQAPQEQQHSPQSPQTRN